A genomic segment from Geitlerinema sp. PCC 7407 encodes:
- a CDS encoding aspartate aminotransferase yields the protein MSLDWITPADRLKSLPPYVFARLDELKARVREQGVDLIDLGMGNPDGPTPQPVVEAAMAALQDTRNHGYPPFEGTASFRRTITEWYHRRYGVTLDPEGEALPLLGSKEGLAHLAIAYINPGDLILVPSPAYPAHFRGPVIAGGEIYDILLKPDNGWLIDLATIPDEVAQRAKILYFNYPSNPTAATAPREFFEEVVAFARKHEIMLVHDLCYAELAFDGYQPTSLLEIPGAKDISVEFHTLSKTYNMAGWRVGFVVGNRHIIQGLRTLKTNLDYGIFAALQTAAETALRLPDVYVHEVQARYRSRRDFLIEGLAELGWDVPKTRATMYLWVPCPPGSTSTDFALTVLEKTGIVVTPGNAFGRGGEGYVRVSLIAEQERLGEALRRLKQHNITYRSFSPSTAIASGLD from the coding sequence ATGAGCCTGGACTGGATCACCCCTGCCGATCGCCTCAAATCGCTACCTCCTTACGTGTTTGCCCGCCTCGACGAGCTGAAAGCTCGGGTGCGAGAGCAGGGAGTCGACCTGATCGACCTGGGCATGGGCAACCCCGACGGGCCGACGCCCCAGCCCGTGGTCGAAGCTGCGATGGCTGCGCTCCAGGACACGCGCAACCACGGCTATCCCCCCTTCGAAGGGACTGCGAGCTTTCGGCGCACCATTACCGAGTGGTACCACCGCCGCTATGGCGTCACCCTCGACCCGGAAGGCGAAGCGCTGCCCCTGCTCGGCTCAAAGGAAGGTCTTGCTCACCTGGCGATCGCCTACATCAATCCCGGGGACCTGATCCTGGTCCCTAGCCCCGCCTATCCAGCGCACTTTCGCGGTCCTGTGATTGCAGGCGGCGAAATTTACGACATTCTCCTCAAGCCTGACAATGGCTGGCTGATTGATCTGGCAACCATTCCAGACGAAGTTGCCCAGCGCGCCAAAATCCTCTATTTCAACTACCCCAGCAACCCCACTGCGGCCACCGCGCCTCGGGAGTTCTTCGAAGAGGTGGTTGCGTTTGCCCGCAAGCACGAAATCATGCTGGTGCACGATTTGTGCTACGCCGAGCTGGCCTTTGACGGATATCAACCGACCAGCCTGCTCGAAATTCCGGGCGCCAAGGACATCAGCGTCGAGTTCCACACCCTGTCCAAGACCTACAACATGGCAGGCTGGCGGGTTGGATTCGTGGTGGGCAACCGCCATATTATCCAGGGGCTGCGCACCCTCAAGACCAACCTGGACTACGGCATTTTTGCGGCGCTGCAGACAGCGGCCGAGACCGCCCTGCGCCTCCCGGATGTCTATGTGCATGAAGTCCAGGCTCGCTATCGCAGCCGCCGGGACTTCTTGATCGAGGGTCTGGCTGAGCTCGGCTGGGACGTGCCCAAAACGCGAGCGACGATGTACCTCTGGGTGCCCTGCCCGCCTGGCAGCACGTCCACGGACTTCGCGCTGACCGTGCTCGAGAAAACCGGAATTGTCGTGACGCCAGGAAATGCCTTTGGGCGCGGCGGTGAAGGCTACGTGCGCGTTAGCTTGATTGCCGAGCAGGAGCGCCTGGGCGAAGCGCTTCGCCGCCTCAAGCAGCACAACATTACCTACCGCTCTTTTAGCCCTTCAACGGCGATCGCCTCTGGTCTAGACTGA